The Pyrobaculum sp. 3827-6 genome has a segment encoding these proteins:
- a CDS encoding RsmB/NOP family class I SAM-dependent RNA methyltransferase, which translates to MKWTPGELVAFTARVIYEVAEGGLTLDYAFQKVKRGWRPLDSFKVFYDVSFDAVRHYFFLKFAASRLFGSSGAKAVAKAWFIYRADQMLYNRDMVSRFKKRLLKRALAAPGDVLREVESLRGDPARYLSIKYSYHPKIVATLLSHLPAEEVEKLLDAGNKTWIWLRINTLKADVDKALNMLEAEAEVEPHPRIPFAVLLKSSRRPVQYLEAVRRLVAIPQDLASIYAVLSLKPEPGDRIVDLAAAPGMKTSLIAQLAEGRAKIVAVDLSQKRVARMKQLLKRVGAGDTVEVVRSDSRKLKTRLFDKALLDAPCTSSGAFTKEPAAKIYPRLEDAPRYSRLQRELLKNALELAGEVVYAVCSILPEEGEEVVGSVEAAPEKPLEDLADPYVGGVGGRTFPHIHRSEAFFISRLRALR; encoded by the coding sequence GTGAAGTGGACGCCCGGCGAGCTAGTCGCCTTCACGGCCCGGGTGATATACGAAGTGGCGGAGGGCGGCCTCACCCTGGACTACGCCTTTCAGAAGGTCAAGAGGGGGTGGAGGCCGCTGGACAGCTTCAAGGTGTTCTACGACGTCTCCTTCGACGCGGTTAGGCACTACTTCTTTCTGAAATTCGCCGCCTCCCGGCTATTCGGCTCCTCTGGGGCTAAGGCGGTGGCCAAGGCGTGGTTTATCTACAGGGCGGATCAGATGCTCTACAACAGAGATATGGTGAGCCGCTTTAAGAAGAGGTTGCTTAAGAGGGCCCTCGCCGCGCCCGGGGACGTGCTCCGGGAGGTGGAGAGCCTGAGGGGGGACCCGGCGCGGTACCTCTCCATAAAGTACAGCTACCACCCCAAGATAGTCGCCACACTGCTTAGCCACCTGCCCGCGGAGGAGGTGGAGAAGCTTCTCGACGCGGGGAACAAGACCTGGATCTGGCTTAGGATAAACACCCTAAAGGCCGACGTGGACAAGGCCTTGAATATGCTGGAGGCCGAGGCCGAGGTGGAGCCGCACCCGAGAATACCATTCGCAGTGTTGCTTAAGAGCTCCAGAAGGCCGGTTCAGTACCTAGAGGCGGTGAGGCGCCTCGTGGCGATACCCCAAGACCTCGCCTCTATCTACGCCGTCCTCTCCCTCAAGCCGGAGCCCGGAGACAGGATTGTGGACCTCGCCGCCGCCCCGGGCATGAAGACAAGCCTAATAGCACAGCTGGCTGAGGGCAGGGCCAAGATAGTGGCGGTCGACCTCTCACAGAAGCGGGTGGCTAGGATGAAGCAACTGTTGAAACGCGTCGGCGCCGGGGACACGGTGGAGGTGGTGAGATCCGACTCCAGAAAGCTAAAGACGCGGCTCTTCGACAAGGCCCTCCTAGACGCGCCCTGCACCTCCAGCGGCGCCTTCACCAAGGAGCCCGCCGCCAAGATCTACCCCAGGCTAGAGGACGCGCCGAGGTACAGCAGGTTGCAACGAGAGCTGTTGAAAAACGCCCTGGAGCTGGCCGGGGAGGTGGTGTACGCGGTGTGTAGCATCCTGCCCGAGGAAGGCGAGGAGGTGGTGGGGAGCGTCGAGGCGGCCCCCGAGAAACCTCTCGAGGACCTCGCAGATCCCTACGTAGGGGGGGTAGGGGGGAGGACCTTCCCCCACATACACAGAAGCGAGGCGTTTTTCATCTCTAGACTCAGGGCACTACGGTAG
- a CDS encoding fucose isomerase has product MPLHVAAAPNVDAETREEYRRMYEEALGKYLGGANFILVLTGGSEPKILSAAGDYNILLAWPHYNAMPAALEAASALRAMGRFVEVVQLEGPGAPPPLAKVERLVRLVDLLRRPPRLALVGAPNKWLVSSDLSGGPKLFIDEEGVYRRSLEVGARGEAEALVARAVESAFGAGELERPLAYAKALREAAGDVDGLTLGCWCFDFSKVRERGWTPCISLAVLNDWGVTATCEGDLRALYSAVVLRRLSGKPAWISNVNMVTDGGLLLTHDGAPPSFGKYSIVPRMATKAVAALRVGVPPGMPITLLRVSGDLKRAVLLRGLTDVAQRVDACNTQVAVRLPDGAGRAVLKAGLGNHLAYVLDDVYEEARAYLEYLGATVVP; this is encoded by the coding sequence ATGCCTCTGCACGTAGCCGCCGCGCCTAACGTCGACGCGGAGACCCGGGAGGAGTACAGGAGAATGTATGAGGAGGCCCTGGGCAAGTACTTGGGTGGTGCCAACTTTATCCTCGTCTTGACTGGGGGGTCCGAGCCTAAGATTTTGTCGGCGGCTGGGGACTACAATATTCTGCTGGCGTGGCCTCACTACAACGCCATGCCCGCCGCCTTGGAGGCCGCCTCGGCGCTGAGGGCGATGGGGAGGTTTGTGGAGGTTGTCCAGCTGGAGGGCCCCGGGGCGCCTCCGCCTCTGGCCAAGGTGGAGAGGCTGGTGAGGCTTGTGGATCTCCTCAGGAGGCCGCCTAGACTTGCGCTGGTGGGCGCCCCTAACAAGTGGCTGGTGTCCTCCGACCTGTCGGGCGGCCCCAAACTGTTTATTGACGAGGAGGGGGTGTATAGGAGGAGTCTGGAGGTGGGGGCGAGGGGCGAGGCCGAGGCGCTGGTGGCCAGGGCTGTGGAGAGCGCCTTCGGCGCCGGGGAGCTGGAGCGCCCGCTCGCCTATGCGAAGGCTCTGCGGGAGGCGGCTGGCGACGTGGACGGCTTGACTCTGGGCTGTTGGTGTTTTGACTTCAGCAAGGTGAGAGAGCGCGGCTGGACGCCCTGCATATCGCTGGCTGTTCTCAACGACTGGGGGGTGACGGCGACTTGCGAGGGTGATCTCAGGGCGCTCTACTCGGCTGTGGTTTTGAGGCGGCTCTCGGGGAAGCCGGCGTGGATTAGCAACGTAAACATGGTCACCGACGGCGGCCTCTTGCTGACGCACGACGGGGCGCCCCCCTCATTTGGGAAGTATTCCATAGTACCTAGGATGGCCACGAAGGCCGTGGCGGCTCTGAGGGTGGGGGTGCCGCCCGGCATGCCCATTACGCTTCTCAGAGTATCCGGGGACTTGAAGAGGGCAGTCCTCTTGAGGGGGCTTACCGACGTGGCCCAGAGGGTAGATGCTTGTAACACTCAGGTGGCCGTTAGGTTGCCAGACGGCGCGGGCCGCGCCGTGTTGAAAGCCGGGCTTGGCAACCACCTCGCATATGTGCTGGACGACGTGTATGAGGAGGCCAGGGCCTACCTGGAGTACCTAGGCGCTACCGTAGTGCCCTGA
- a CDS encoding PFL family protein, whose protein sequence is MRFDPREIGEVLEMLLFRELDIRAVTLSVNTLPAMRPTAAETVEALGELLEPYLRRLRPAVEKVASRLGVKIVTVRLAVSPVSILLEPLGDASSAVEIAVFLDKLAEKYGVDFVGGFSAFVHAGVSRGDRALIEGLVDGLNKTGRVAGFLNAASTMTGINLEAVRRAAELVLGLKPHAAARFAVTANLPEDVPFMPGAYHGLGLPDALINVAVSGPGVIESVVRSLPDADVRTLHDAMKRAAFKITRLGELVGREVARELGVPFGAVDLSVAPSPKVGDSVAAVLEAMGLPRVGAPGSVFALALFTDAVKKGGAVASSTIGGLSGAFIPVSEDAVMASAAAEGAVTLDTLKAMAAVCNTGLDMVGIPAEASPDVVAAVIADVMALAVHLDKPLGVRLVPIPGGRPGEFHDLGGLYGKVAVVDVSRYGKIPLMSRGGTAPPGVERLKKG, encoded by the coding sequence ATGAGATTCGACCCGCGGGAAATCGGCGAGGTGCTTGAGATGTTGCTGTTTAGGGAGCTCGACATCCGCGCGGTGACGCTCAGCGTAAATACCCTCCCGGCGATGAGGCCGACCGCCGCGGAGACCGTCGAAGCGCTTGGAGAGCTCTTAGAGCCCTACCTCAGGAGGCTTAGGCCTGCGGTGGAGAAGGTGGCGTCGCGCCTTGGGGTGAAGATCGTCACGGTTAGGCTGGCGGTGTCCCCCGTGTCCATACTGCTGGAGCCTCTGGGGGACGCGTCCTCCGCCGTTGAGATAGCCGTTTTTCTAGACAAACTCGCCGAGAAATACGGCGTCGACTTCGTCGGCGGCTTCTCGGCGTTTGTCCACGCAGGAGTCTCCCGGGGGGACAGGGCCCTGATAGAGGGCTTGGTTGACGGGCTGAACAAGACGGGGCGTGTCGCCGGCTTTCTCAACGCCGCCTCGACGATGACGGGGATAAATCTAGAGGCCGTGAGGAGGGCCGCCGAGCTGGTGCTGGGTCTGAAGCCCCACGCCGCGGCCCGCTTCGCCGTGACCGCCAACCTCCCCGAGGACGTGCCCTTCATGCCGGGGGCCTACCACGGCCTCGGTCTGCCGGACGCGTTGATTAACGTAGCCGTCAGCGGGCCGGGGGTTATAGAGTCTGTGGTGAGGAGTCTGCCAGACGCCGACGTGAGGACACTCCACGACGCCATGAAGAGAGCCGCGTTTAAAATAACCAGGCTGGGAGAGCTGGTTGGGAGGGAGGTGGCGAGGGAGCTGGGGGTGCCCTTCGGGGCTGTGGATCTCAGCGTGGCGCCCTCGCCCAAGGTGGGGGACTCGGTGGCGGCTGTGCTTGAGGCCATGGGCCTGCCGAGGGTGGGGGCCCCTGGCTCGGTGTTCGCCTTGGCGTTGTTTACAGACGCGGTGAAGAAGGGGGGCGCCGTGGCGTCCTCCACCATCGGCGGCCTAAGCGGGGCTTTTATACCTGTGAGCGAAGACGCCGTGATGGCCAGCGCCGCCGCGGAGGGCGCAGTGACGCTGGACACCTTGAAGGCCATGGCGGCTGTCTGTAACACGGGGCTTGACATGGTTGGGATACCGGCGGAGGCCAGCCCAGACGTGGTAGCGGCTGTGATAGCAGACGTCATGGCGCTTGCTGTACATCTCGACAAGCCGCTGGGGGTGAGGCTGGTGCCGATCCCCGGCGGGAGGCCGGGGGAGTTCCACGACCTCGGCGGCCTCTATGGAAAGGTGGCTGTGGTGGATGTGTCGCGCTACGGGAAAATCCCGCTGATGTCTAGAGGCGGCACGGCTCCCCCCGGCGTGGAGAGGTTAAAGAAAGGTTAA
- a CDS encoding ACT domain-containing protein, with protein sequence MELAVVSVLGADRVGIVAGIASVLARHNANIVDIAQTVVQNIFSMIMVVDISKADVDIAQLRRELEEEGRRLGVMVAVYHIDVFRYMQRI encoded by the coding sequence ATGGAGCTGGCTGTTGTGTCTGTTCTAGGCGCTGATCGGGTTGGCATCGTGGCTGGTATAGCCTCCGTCCTTGCCCGGCACAATGCCAATATTGTGGATATCGCCCAGACGGTGGTGCAGAACATATTTTCTATGATTATGGTGGTGGACATATCTAAGGCCGACGTGGACATCGCCCAGTTGCGCCGGGAGCTTGAGGAGGAGGGGAGGCGTCTGGGGGTGATGGTGGCGGTGTACCACATAGATGTGTTTCGCTACATGCAGAGGATATGA
- a CDS encoding asparagine synthetase A → MDYLEPRFHPAVVEFEKFVADREGYRRALEEWLRYSWRWARVDKYRLVFKIQAAALRAIREFLDSQGFTEVLPPIIGPVTDPGIRGARQAAIDFYGREYKVMSSAILYKQYMAASLGKIYFVSPNVRLEPPDSIYTGRHLVEFVQVDVEILGADYHKAMEVAEGLVAYVVRAVGEEYGRELEKVFGRSLPELKPPFRRYSHGEVVKIVNSLGCRNPPDAELEWSCERLFSGLHRQPVFIYDYPKGSRGFYDREDPARPGVLRDFDMLYPEGFGEAVSGAEREYEPERVAARIREGGEDPARYQWYLEMLRELYPLQTAGFGIGVERLTRYLCGLRAVWEARPYPKLAGIAPTP, encoded by the coding sequence ATGGATTATCTGGAGCCTAGGTTTCATCCAGCGGTGGTTGAGTTTGAGAAGTTTGTGGCGGATAGGGAGGGCTACCGTAGGGCGTTGGAGGAGTGGCTGAGGTACTCCTGGAGGTGGGCCCGCGTCGACAAGTACCGGCTAGTCTTTAAGATACAGGCGGCTGCCCTAAGGGCTATCCGGGAGTTTCTAGACAGCCAGGGCTTCACAGAAGTCCTCCCGCCCATCATCGGCCCTGTGACAGACCCCGGCATTAGAGGAGCCAGGCAAGCCGCCATTGACTTCTACGGCCGCGAGTATAAGGTGATGTCCTCCGCCATCCTCTACAAACAGTACATGGCCGCCTCGCTGGGCAAGATATATTTCGTAAGTCCAAACGTGAGGCTTGAGCCCCCCGACTCGATATACACCGGTAGACACCTCGTCGAATTTGTACAGGTGGATGTGGAGATTCTGGGCGCAGACTACCACAAGGCGATGGAGGTGGCGGAGGGCCTTGTGGCCTATGTGGTGAGGGCCGTGGGGGAGGAGTACGGCAGAGAACTAGAGAAGGTATTCGGCAGATCTCTGCCTGAGCTTAAGCCGCCGTTTAGGAGGTACAGCCATGGGGAGGTGGTGAAGATTGTCAACTCCTTGGGTTGCCGCAACCCCCCCGACGCGGAGCTTGAGTGGAGTTGCGAGAGGCTTTTCTCTGGTCTGCACAGGCAGCCCGTGTTTATATACGACTACCCCAAGGGTTCGCGGGGTTTCTACGACCGGGAGGACCCGGCGAGGCCGGGGGTGTTGAGGGATTTCGACATGCTCTACCCAGAGGGTTTTGGGGAGGCTGTTAGCGGAGCTGAGCGTGAGTACGAGCCGGAGAGAGTGGCGGCGAGGATTAGGGAGGGCGGGGAGGACCCGGCGAGGTATCAGTGGTATCTAGAGATGTTGAGAGAGCTCTACCCTCTGCAGACGGCGGGCTTCGGCATAGGCGTAGAGAGACTGACAAGATACCTATGCGGCCTAAGAGCAGTATGGGAAGCAAGACCATACCCAAAACTAGCAGGAATAGCGCCTACGCCATAA
- a CDS encoding citrate synthase/methylcitrate synthase, producing the protein MYFPGLEGVVIKETKICHIDLENSKIYYRGYDLEELALNSSFEEVAYLLWFGRFPTRRELEEFKNELKNYRRPPRHVEEIVAAAPPSAEPIDVLRTGVSALALGEDLSAKDPEAELRRGERITAAMPYIVAAFHRLRSGQRPVDPAEAASHAEYYLWAVRGERPSPREVKALDVMLVIYAEHSMNNSAFTAVSVASTLADMYAAVTAAIASLKGPLHGGANVDAAKMLEEVGSVQRVQSWVDEQLAKGRRIPGFGHRLYKKGPDPRLRVLRVLARDLAAERGDFRWVELAEKLEEYVTSKLSQKGIYPNTDLYAAVIFRYLGLPVDLNLPTFAVSRVAGWVAHVVEYRQSNRLIRPTERYTGPLGLRYVPIDQRG; encoded by the coding sequence ATGTACTTCCCAGGTCTTGAAGGTGTTGTAATTAAGGAGACAAAAATATGTCACATAGATCTGGAAAACTCCAAGATATACTACAGAGGGTACGACCTCGAGGAACTCGCCCTGAACTCAAGCTTCGAGGAGGTTGCCTATCTCCTCTGGTTCGGCCGCTTCCCGACTAGGAGGGAGCTGGAAGAGTTCAAAAACGAGTTAAAAAACTACAGGAGGCCGCCTAGACATGTCGAGGAGATCGTGGCGGCGGCCCCCCCAAGCGCGGAGCCGATAGACGTGTTGAGAACCGGCGTATCGGCACTGGCCCTAGGCGAAGACTTGTCGGCCAAGGATCCCGAGGCTGAGTTGAGGAGGGGCGAGCGGATCACCGCCGCCATGCCCTACATCGTCGCCGCGTTTCACAGGTTGAGGAGCGGGCAGAGGCCTGTTGACCCGGCCGAGGCGGCGAGCCACGCGGAGTACTACCTCTGGGCGGTGAGGGGGGAGAGGCCGAGTCCCCGCGAGGTGAAGGCCCTCGACGTCATGTTGGTGATATATGCCGAACACTCTATGAACAACAGCGCCTTCACCGCGGTGTCGGTGGCCTCGACGCTGGCGGATATGTACGCCGCCGTCACCGCCGCAATAGCCAGCCTCAAGGGGCCACTCCACGGAGGGGCAAACGTCGACGCGGCCAAGATGCTCGAGGAGGTGGGGAGCGTCCAGAGGGTGCAGAGCTGGGTAGACGAGCAGCTAGCCAAGGGGAGGAGGATCCCAGGGTTTGGACATAGGCTGTATAAAAAGGGACCTGACCCCCGTCTGAGAGTGCTACGCGTCCTCGCCAGAGATCTGGCGGCTGAGAGGGGCGACTTCCGCTGGGTAGAGCTGGCGGAGAAGCTAGAGGAGTACGTGACGTCTAAGCTATCGCAGAAGGGCATATACCCAAACACAGACCTCTACGCCGCGGTCATCTTCAGATACCTGGGGCTACCGGTTGACCTAAATCTCCCTACCTTCGCCGTGTCTAGAGTGGCTGGGTGGGTGGCGCACGTGGTGGAGTACCGGCAGTCAAACCGCCTAATTAGACCCACCGAGAGGTACACAGGTCCGCTGGGGCTGAGGTACGTGCCCATCGACCAGAGGGGCTAG
- a CDS encoding electron transfer flavoprotein subunit beta/FixA family protein: MKVAVLVKTALDTGQLRVRDTVATEETPLKISDIDRNAIEEAVKLKGQDKAYAVTVLKWGPLQKKAQEAENVLREALAMGLDEAYLVADERLLNASHVVTAKALAAVVKKVGADIVLAGEATVDNYTGQIPARVAAELGWPVVTYVRELRVEGGRLIARRDLEDHVEVVEVQLPAVVSVTREINQPRIPTLLAIRAAMKKPVNRLTLADLGVEVAPRIAAAYKPLVIQRKKVVIKDGTPEEKAEKLIQYLRQEGVI, from the coding sequence ATGAAGGTGGCTGTCCTGGTCAAGACGGCGCTCGACACGGGCCAGCTCCGGGTGAGGGATACGGTGGCGACAGAGGAAACCCCGCTGAAAATCAGCGACATTGACCGTAACGCCATTGAGGAGGCGGTGAAGCTAAAGGGGCAGGACAAGGCGTACGCCGTCACTGTGCTGAAGTGGGGGCCCCTCCAGAAAAAGGCCCAGGAGGCTGAGAACGTGTTGCGGGAGGCTCTGGCCATGGGCCTGGACGAGGCGTACCTCGTCGCCGACGAGAGGTTGCTAAACGCGAGCCACGTAGTCACGGCAAAGGCGCTGGCCGCCGTGGTGAAGAAGGTAGGCGCGGACATCGTGCTGGCCGGGGAGGCCACTGTCGACAACTACACAGGTCAGATACCCGCTAGAGTCGCCGCGGAGCTGGGCTGGCCCGTGGTGACCTACGTGAGGGAGCTGAGGGTAGAGGGGGGGAGGCTAATAGCCAGGCGCGACTTGGAGGACCACGTGGAGGTTGTGGAGGTTCAGCTACCGGCTGTTGTCTCGGTGACGAGGGAGATCAACCAGCCGCGCATCCCCACGTTGCTAGCGATTAGGGCTGCTATGAAGAAGCCGGTGAATAGGCTCACCCTTGCCGATCTCGGCGTCGAGGTGGCGCCCAGGATAGCCGCCGCCTACAAGCCCCTTGTAATACAGAGGAAGAAGGTGGTAATTAAAGACGGCACGCCGGAGGAGAAGGCTGAGAAGTTGATACAGTACCTCAGACAGGAGGGGGTGATATGA
- a CDS encoding electron transfer flavoprotein subunit alpha/FixB family protein, giving the protein MKALVVYPNRELLYAASTLGGEVAALVFSEREAEAVKGVAHRALVAEVDPRLPDAVAEAVVKAAQSYQVVLLPSTKNGKTVGGLVAQRLGAEFLTDVLTLRVEGGVLKAERYVFGNKAVAAVEAAPPVVVTVAPGRFQGQPPAVQTTVEKVALQAGSKMKIVSVEEKARGAVKLEEAEIIVSVGRGFKKKEDLQMAFELARVLGGQVGCSRPIAADLKWLPEEHWVGLSGKKVKPKLYLAIGISGQPQHIAGILDSRIIAAINNDPSAPIFQNADYGVVEDLYKIVPILINKLSKTKG; this is encoded by the coding sequence ATGAAGGCCCTAGTGGTCTACCCCAACAGGGAGCTTCTATATGCCGCGTCTACACTAGGCGGAGAAGTCGCGGCGCTGGTCTTCAGCGAAAGGGAAGCCGAGGCCGTCAAGGGAGTGGCTCACAGGGCGTTGGTGGCTGAGGTAGATCCGAGGCTACCCGACGCGGTCGCGGAGGCTGTTGTCAAGGCCGCCCAGAGCTACCAGGTAGTGTTGTTGCCGTCTACTAAAAACGGGAAGACCGTGGGGGGCCTGGTGGCGCAGAGGCTGGGGGCCGAATTCTTGACAGACGTACTTACGCTGAGGGTGGAGGGCGGCGTGTTGAAGGCGGAGAGGTACGTCTTCGGCAACAAGGCCGTGGCGGCTGTGGAGGCCGCTCCCCCCGTTGTAGTGACAGTTGCGCCGGGCAGGTTCCAGGGCCAGCCGCCGGCAGTCCAGACCACGGTGGAGAAGGTGGCTCTTCAGGCGGGTTCTAAGATGAAAATCGTGTCTGTGGAGGAGAAGGCGAGAGGCGCCGTTAAGCTAGAGGAGGCGGAGATCATCGTGTCTGTGGGCAGGGGCTTCAAGAAGAAGGAGGATCTCCAAATGGCTTTTGAACTAGCCAGAGTACTTGGCGGCCAGGTGGGTTGCTCCCGCCCCATAGCCGCGGACTTGAAGTGGTTGCCTGAGGAGCACTGGGTTGGGCTCTCCGGCAAGAAGGTGAAGCCGAAGCTCTACCTAGCCATCGGCATCTCCGGCCAGCCGCAACACATAGCTGGTATACTAGACAGCCGCATCATCGCGGCGATAAACAACGACCCCTCCGCGCCTATTTTCCAAAACGCAGACTACGGCGTCGTGGAGGACTTGTACAAAATAGTCCCCATTTTGATAAACAAGTTGTCAAAAACTAAGGGCTAG
- a CDS encoding CBS domain-containing protein, which yields MRRRLVGSLVRRKPVTITPKDTLLQAAEKMAAENVGALVVVEADNPNKPVAVISERDIVKAIAIKMPLSTPIEAFMSTGVVSVGEDADVDKAAELMIMHNIRHLVVVNKKGELVGMVSIRDVLRELKSPASP from the coding sequence ATGAGGCGGCGTCTGGTAGGCTCGCTGGTCCGTAGGAAGCCCGTCACCATCACCCCAAAAGACACCTTGTTGCAGGCCGCCGAGAAGATGGCCGCGGAGAACGTGGGGGCGCTTGTAGTGGTGGAGGCCGACAATCCCAACAAGCCCGTCGCGGTGATCTCCGAAAGGGACATTGTGAAGGCCATCGCCATAAAGATGCCGCTGTCCACGCCCATCGAGGCATTTATGTCCACGGGCGTGGTAAGCGTAGGCGAAGACGCCGACGTGGATAAGGCGGCTGAGTTGATGATAATGCACAACATCCGCCACCTGGTGGTTGTCAACAAAAAGGGGGAGCTCGTGGGGATGGTGTCTATTAGAGACGTGCTCCGAGAGCTTAAATCCCCGGCTAGCCCTTAG
- a CDS encoding CBS domain-containing protein, producing the protein MEKIDVYIRRQPIYVTEGATVRDVVRLMASNNIGLVVVVDSGRRPVAVVSERDVIKALDRGVSMDEKAVNIGTRGPLLTAKRGDDVYKVVKAMRERGIRHVVVLNDDGTLAGVVSIRDLIEDKALKAIGEKVWWPPPEE; encoded by the coding sequence ATGGAGAAGATAGATGTCTATATTCGGCGGCAACCTATATATGTCACGGAGGGCGCCACTGTGAGAGACGTTGTCAGGCTAATGGCTAGTAACAACATTGGACTCGTGGTGGTGGTAGACAGCGGGAGGAGGCCGGTGGCTGTGGTGTCTGAACGCGACGTTATTAAGGCGCTTGACCGGGGGGTGAGTATGGATGAGAAGGCTGTGAATATCGGCACGAGGGGGCCTCTGCTCACAGCGAAGAGGGGAGACGACGTGTATAAAGTGGTTAAGGCGATGAGGGAGAGGGGTATTAGACATGTAGTAGTTTTAAACGACGACGGGACGCTGGCGGGGGTCGTGTCAATCCGAGACTTGATTGAGGACAAGGCGCTGAAGGCTATTGGGGAGAAGGTTTGGTGGCCCCCTCCGGAGGAGTGA
- the ppcA gene encoding phosphoenolpyruvate carboxylase, which translates to MTPKLMCTQHPDTTVKITTAEEVDEALVGHTAYGCDEVMIDYEGKTTPYSQPKDITVKAKEADLPLGEKFFLTPRMPNPRLEEFERAMLTLEAAVLANYFSVKLMGRQAIRWVVLPMVADIDTLYLVYRMLQHKSRIYEQELGIKWEPIEIVPLVEDAHAQLKIEDMLASFMNKLEEKPQRIRLFLGKSDSAVKYGHIASALSIVLTLAKTPQIEERFGVRIHPILGMGSPPFRGGINNPQLAHLEVLQYSGYYTVTIQSAVRYDVSYNEYVNVKESLLAACCVRGVKAVDPELYQIITQASSTYRGVVAKYADKIVEMARLVPPTRDRVSWSVYGRTLTLHDRVVNMPRAIVYTSTWYAMGLPPILLDAPTVVELARGDKLDLLLRALPAYRKEVQYDAQFYDPATAERYVGEDFVKVVNEALDYLDVRERAAGTYLALLRMYRNESNIIAMAKYRKFLG; encoded by the coding sequence ATGACGCCTAAGCTAATGTGTACACAACACCCAGACACGACTGTGAAGATCACCACGGCCGAGGAGGTGGATGAGGCGTTGGTTGGCCACACCGCCTATGGATGCGACGAGGTTATGATAGACTACGAGGGGAAGACTACGCCCTACTCCCAGCCCAAGGACATTACGGTCAAGGCTAAGGAGGCCGACTTGCCTCTGGGGGAGAAGTTCTTTCTAACCCCCCGGATGCCTAACCCAAGGCTTGAGGAGTTTGAAAGAGCTATGCTGACCCTTGAGGCGGCCGTCCTCGCCAACTACTTCTCTGTGAAGCTGATGGGAAGGCAGGCCATTAGGTGGGTGGTACTGCCCATGGTGGCTGATATAGACACGCTTTACCTTGTATACAGGATGTTGCAACACAAGTCGAGAATTTACGAACAGGAATTGGGTATCAAGTGGGAGCCTATAGAAATTGTGCCGCTGGTGGAGGACGCCCACGCCCAGCTGAAGATCGAGGACATGCTCGCCTCCTTTATGAATAAGCTGGAGGAGAAGCCGCAGAGGATCAGGCTGTTCCTGGGCAAGTCCGACTCAGCCGTCAAGTACGGCCACATAGCATCCGCGCTCTCCATTGTGTTGACCTTGGCAAAGACGCCGCAGATAGAGGAGAGGTTCGGCGTGAGGATACACCCCATCCTGGGGATGGGCTCCCCACCCTTCCGCGGAGGTATAAACAACCCACAGCTGGCGCATTTAGAAGTGCTACAGTACTCTGGTTACTACACAGTAACTATCCAGTCGGCGGTTAGATACGACGTGTCTTATAACGAGTATGTAAATGTAAAGGAGTCGCTACTTGCCGCATGCTGTGTGAGGGGGGTCAAGGCTGTAGATCCGGAGCTTTACCAGATAATTACCCAAGCCAGCTCGACCTACCGGGGAGTAGTTGCGAAATACGCCGACAAGATCGTCGAGATGGCGCGGCTCGTGCCCCCAACCCGCGACCGCGTTAGCTGGAGCGTGTACGGCAGAACACTGACGTTACACGACCGCGTGGTTAATATGCCGAGGGCTATTGTATACACCTCCACGTGGTACGCCATGGGGTTGCCCCCAATTCTGCTCGACGCGCCTACCGTGGTGGAGCTCGCGCGTGGGGATAAGCTTGACCTCCTGCTGAGGGCGCTACCTGCCTACCGGAAGGAGGTTCAGTACGACGCGCAGTTCTACGACCCCGCCACTGCGGAGCGCTACGTCGGCGAGGATTTTGTAAAAGTTGTAAACGAGGCTCTTGACTACCTAGATGTTAGAGAGAGAGCCGCAGGCACATACCTAGCGCTTCTACGGATGTATAGAAATGAGTCAAATATAATAGCCATGGCTAAGTACCGCAAGTTCCTTGGCTAA